GCGCTTCCTGATGTGCGTGATGGCCTCAAACCGGTACACCGGCGCGTGCTCTACGGCATGCTAGAGGGCGGGTACGACTGGAACAAGGCGTACAAGAAATCGGCGCGTATCGTCGGTGACGTGATGGGTAAGTACCATCCGCATGGCGACTCGGCGATTTACGACACCATCGTGCGCATGGCGCAGCCCTTTTCTCTGCGCTATATGCTGGTCGATGGTCAGGGCAATTTCGGTTCGGTGGACGGCGATCCGGCGGCGGCGATGCGCTATACCGAAGTGCGCATGGCGCGTATCACGCACGAACTGCTCGCCGATATCGATAAGGAAACCGTCGATTTCACGCCGAACTACGACGGTTCCGAGCACGAGCCGAGCGTGTTGCCGGCAAAAATTCCGAATCTCCTGATCAATGGTTCCGCCGGCATTGCCGTCGGCATGGCGACCAATATTCCGCCGCATAATCTGGGCGAGGTCATCGACGCCTGCGTGGCGCTGATCGATACGCCCGAGATCGACATCGACGGCTTGATGCAGTACTTGCCGGGGCCGGACTTTCCGACTGCCGGCATCATCAATGGCGCCCGCGGCATCGTCGAGGCATACAAGACCGGTCGTGGCCGCATCTATATCCGTGCGCGCTCGCATGTCGAGACCGACAAGCATTCAGGGCGCGAAGCGATTATCGTCACTGAACTGCCGTATCAGGTGAACAAGGCGCGGCTGCTGGAGAAAATCGCCGAGCTGGTCAAGGACAAGAAACTCGACGGCATTGCCGCACTGCGTGACGAGTCGGACAAGGACGGGATGCGCATGGTCGTCGAGGTCAAGCGCGGCGAGATGGCCGAGGTGGTGCTGAACAACCTCTTCCAGCACACCCAGATGCAGAACGTGTTCGGTATCAACATGGTGGCGTTGGCTGATGGCCAGCCGCGGCTGCTCGATCTCAAGACCATGCTGGATGCCTTCCTGCGCCATCGCCGCGAGGTGGTCACGCGGCGCACGCTCTACGATCTGCGCAAAGCGCGCGAGCGCGCACACATACTGGAAGGCCAGGCGGTGGCGCTGGCTAATATCGACGAAGTGATTGCTCTGATCCGGGCCTCGGCGAACCCGGCCGAAGCCAAGGCGGCCCTGGTGGCGCGCGCCTGGGCGCCGGGGGCGGTGCAGGATATGCTTGCCCGCGCCGGTGCCGAAGCCTCGCGCCCGGACGACCTCGGCGCCGAGTTCGGTCTCAAGGCCGATGGGTATCACCTCTCGGAAACCCAGGCCCAGGCGATTCTCGATCTTCGTCTGCACCGCCTGACCGGGCTGGAGCAGGGCAAGATCGTCGATGAATTCAAGGCGTTGCTGGAAAAAATCGCCGACCTGCTCGATATCCTCTCCAGCCCGGGGCGGTTGATGCAGGTGATTCGCGACGAGTTGACGGCGATCCGCGAGCAGTTCAACGACGCGCGGCGTAGCGAGATCGTCCAGCGTCATGTCGATCTGACGCTGGAAGACCTCATCACCGAAGAGGATGTGGTGGTCACCCTGTCGCATGCTGGCTACGCCAAGGCGCAGCCGGTGGACAGCTACCGCGCGCAGCGCCGTGGCGGACGCGGCAAGACTGCCACGCGCATGCGCGAGGAAGACTTCATCGACCGTCTGTTCGTCGCCAACACGCACGACACGCTGCTGTGCTTCTCCAGTCGCGGGCGTGTGTACTGGCTCAAGGTCTACGAACTGCCACAGGCCGGCCGCGGCGCGCGCGGCAAACCGATCGTCAATCTGCTGCCGCTGGAAGACGGCGAGCGTATCAACGCGGTGCTGCCCATTCGGGAGTTCACTGAAGACCGCTATATTTTCATGGCCACGGCCAGCGGTACGGTGAAGAAAACCCCGCTGATGAATTTTTCGCGCCCGCGCAGTGCCGGCATCATCGCCGTTGATCTGCGTGAGGACGATTATCTGATCGGAGTGGCCATCACCGACGGCCAGCAGGACATTATGCTGTTCACCAGCGCGGGCAAGGCGATCCGTTTTTCCGAAGCCGATGTGCGTGCGATGGGGCGTACCGCGTGCGGCGTGCGCGGCGTGCGTTTGTTCGACGATCAGCGCGTGATTTCGTTAATTGTCGCCGACCCCGAAGCCAAGGTGCTGATCGCAACCGAGAACGGTTACGGCAAGCGCACGGCGGTGACGGACTTCCCGCATCGGGGGCGCGGAGGGCAGGGCGTGATTGCCATTCAGTCGACGCCGCGTAACGGGGCCGTGGTCGGGGCCGTGCAGGTGGCTGACGAGGACGAAGCCATGCTCATTACCAATGGCGGCACGCTGGTGCGTACGCCGGTGGACGGTGTCTCGGTGATCGGACGCAATACGCAGGGCGTGACGCTGATGAGGATGGACAAGGGCGAAAAGCTGGTCGAGCTTGCGCGGATCGAACCGATCGGCGAGGACGAGGATTCCGCGGCGGAGGAAGGCGAAGCATGAGCCGGATCTATAACTTCAGCGCCGGCCCGGCGGTGATGCCCGAGCCAGTGCTTGAGCGGGCGCAGGCCGAACTCCTGGACTGGCATGGCAGCGGCATGTCAGTGATGGAGATGAGTCATCGCGGCAAGGAGTTCATGTCCATTGCGGCCCAGGCCGAGGCCGATCTGCGCGAATTACTGACCGTGCCGGACAACTATAAGGTGTTGTTCATGCAGGGCGGGGCGCATGCGCAGTTTTCCATGATTCCGATGAATCTGCTGCGCGGGAATAAACGTGCGGACTACGTCAATACCGGTTCCTGGTCGAAAAAAGCGGTGGCCGAGGCGAAGCGCTATTGCGATGCGCAGGTGGTCGCGAGTTCGCAGGATAGCGGTTTTACCCGCATCCCCGCATTTGCAGGCTGGACCCGGCACGACGATGCCGCGTATCTGCACTACACGCCAAATGAAACCATCGGCGGGGTCGAGTTTCACTGGATTCCAGATACGGGCGACGTGCCGTTGGTGGCCGATATGTCCTCAACGATTCTGTCGCGTCCCATTGATGTCAGTCGTTTCGGCCTGATCTACGCCGGTGCGCAGAAGAACGTCGGTCCTGCGGGTTTGACGCTGGTGATCGTGCGCGAAGACCTGATCGGCGAGACCTTGCCCGGCACGCCGACAGTGTTCGATTACAAGGTGCATGCCGATAACGGCTCCATGTACAACACGCCGCCGACCTATGCCTGGTATCTGGCCGGTCTGGTGTTTCAGTGGCTGCAAACGCAGGGCGGTCTGGCGGCGATGGCGCAGGTCAATAAGCGTAAGGCGGATAAGCTGTACGCGGCGATTGACGCATCCGGTTTTTACCGCAATCCGGTCGAACCGGCGAGCCGGTCATGGATGAACGTGCCGTTCGTGCTGCCTGACGCCGAACTGGACGACGCGTTCCTGACCCAGGCTAGGGAGGCCGGATTGGTCGGACTCAAGGGCCACCGTTCAGTCGGCGGGATGCGCGCGAGCATTTACAATGCGATGCCGGAATCGGGAGTCGATGCGCTGGTCGGGTTCATGGCCGAGTTCGAACGCCGTTTCGGCTGATTCCTTAATTCTCTGGCACAGGCGCGTCGCGCATGTTCAAAATCCGCACGCTGAATAATATTTCACCGAAGGGGCTGGAGCGCCTGCCGCGCGAGCGCTACGAAGTGGGCGTCGATCTGGCGCAGCCCGATGCGATTTTGCTGCGCTCGCACGACATGCACGATATGGCGTTGCCGGCCTCGCTCAAGGCGGTGGCCCGCGCGGGTGCCGGGGTGAACAATATTCCGGTGAGCCGGCTGAGCGAGCAGGGTGTCGCGGTGTTCAATACGCCGGGCGCGAATGCCAATGCGGTGAAGGAACTGGTCATCGCGGGCATGCTGCTGGCGGCGCGCAACCTCTGCCAGGCCTGGCACTACGTGCAGGGCGTGCAGGGCGATGCCGAGACGCTGCAGCGGCGGATCGAGGCGGACAAAAAACGGTTTGCCGGTTATGAACTCGCCGGGCGCACGCTGGGTGTGATCGGGCTGGGAGCCATTGGCGTGCAGGTCGCTAATGGTGCCCGGGCGCTGGGTATGCACGTGATCGGCTTCGATCCCAGCATTACCGTCGAGCGGGCCTGGCAGTTGTCATCCGGTGTTGTGCAGGCCGCCAGCATCGAGCAGCTGATGCGCGGCGCGGATTTCGTGAGCGTACATGTGCCGTTGCTTGAAACCACGCGGAATCTGCTCGATGCCGAACGCCTGCGTCTGTTGCCGGCGGGTGCCGTGTTGCTGAATTTCGCGCGCGACGGAATCGTCGAGCACAGCGCCGTGCTGGAGGCGTTGGACGCGCAGCGTTTACGGGCCTACGTCTGCGATTTCCCCGATCCTGAACTGGCCGGCCACGCCGGGGTGCTGGCCTTGCCGCATCTGGGGGCTTCAACCGGCGAGGCCGAGGAAAATTGCGCCGTGATGGCGGTCGAACAGTTGCGCGATTACCTGGAAAACGGCAACGTGCGCATGTCGGTCAATCTTCCGCAGATCAGCCTGGAGCGTTCAGGCACGGCGCGGTTGGCGATCATCAACCGTAATGTGCCGGATATGCTCGGGCAGATTTCGCACCAGTTGGGGCAGGTAGGAGTGAATATTTTGCATATGGTCAACGAATCGCGAGGCGCGCTGGCATGCACTCTGGTCGATACCGACGCGCAGGTCGACGAAACCGTTCGCGACACCATCGCAGCTATCGATGGCGTACTGAACGTGCGCGTGTTGTGAGGTCATGATGTCCGAAGCAAAGGAATTGAACGGCTTGCGCGAGCGCATCGACGCGGTCGATGCGCAACTGCTCGAACTGATCAGTGAACGGGCGCGCTGTGCCGAAGAGGTCGCGCAGGTCAAACGCGCCGCAGGCGCCGATAGTGATCTGTACCGTCCCGAGCGCGAGGCGCAGGTTCTGCGTCGCGTGCAGGCGGAAAACAAGGGGCCGCTGAGTGACGAGACGGTCGCGCGGCTGTTTCGTGAAATCATGTCGGCCTGCCTGGCGCTGGAGGCGCAGCTGCGCATTGCCTTCCTCGGGCCGGAAGGGACCTACACGCATGGTGCGGTGCTCAAGCATTTTGGCCGCGACACGGCACTGGCGCCAATGAATTCACTGCCGGATGTCTTTCGCGAGGTCGAGTCCGGTTCCTGTCAGTATGGCGTCGTGCCGATCGAGAATTCGACCGAAGGGATGGTCAGCCATACGCTCGACTTGTTCGTGCAGTCGCCGTTGAAAGTGTGTGGCGAAGTGCTGGTGCGTATTCACCATCATTTGCTCAGCACGCATGACGAGGTCGAGCAGATCAAACGGGTTTATGCCCATCAGCAGGCGCTGGCGCAATGCCGCCGCTGGCTGGATGTGAATTTGCCTAAAGCCGAACTCATCGCCTTGAGCAGTAATGCCGAGGCTGCGCGGCATGTAGCCGGCGAGGACGGGGCGGCGGCCATCGCCGGCGATACTGCGGCGGAACTGTATGGATTGAAGATGCTTCGGCGCAATATCGAAGACCATCCGGATAATACGACGCGCTTTCTGGTCATTGGAACGCAAGCGGTGCCGCCCAGCGGCGAGGACAAGACCACGGTGCTGGTTTCCACGCCCAACCGCCCCGGCGCACTGCATCGCCTGTTGACGCCGCTGGCGCTCAACAGTGTCAGCATGACGCGCATCGAATCGCGTCCATCGCGCTGTGTGAATTGGGAGTATGTGTATTTCCTCGATATCGAGGGCCATGCGGACGCCGCCGAGGTCAAGGCGGCGTTGGCCGGTCTGCGGCAGGAATCGGATTTGTTCCGCATCCTTGGCGCCTATCCGCGCGCAGTGTTGTGAGTGACGCGCCAACTGCGACAGCGGGGATATTCCGGAGATGATTGAGCGTTTGACGCTGATCGGTGTGGGCATGATTGGCGGTTCGCTGGCGCTGGCGCTGCGCCAGGGTGGTTTCTGTGGCGAGATCGTTGGCTATGATCGCGACATACAGGCGCTGCAAAAGGCACTCGAATCCGGGGTCATTGATCGTTACGCGGAGGATCCCTGCGCGGCGGTATCAGGCGCGGAAGTGGTCGTGCTGGCGACGCCCGTGCGGGCAGTCGAGGCGATTTGCCGGACATTGCGCGACTGCCTTGCCGAGGAAACGGTGCTGACCGACGTCGGCAGTGTAAAAGGCGATGTGGTCCGGGCAGTCGTGGCCGGGTTCGGCAGGCTGCCGCAGAATTTCGTGCCCGGTCATCCGATTGCGGGCAAGGAACGCTCCGGCATCGAGGCGGCCAGCGCCGATTTGTTCGTGGGGCGCCGGGTGATTCTGACACCGGTGGCGGGTACTTCCGCGCAGGCGCAGCGTAAGGTGCGTCTGCTCTGGGAATGCGCGGGCAGCGTGGTCGAGGACATGGCGCTGGAACACCATGACGAAGTGCTTGCCGCGACCAGTCACTTGCCTCATCTGCTGGCGTTTACGCTGGTGGCGAGCTTATCCAGGCTTGGTGAGAGCGATGAGATTTTCCGTTACGCGGCGGGCGGTTTCCGTGATTTCACGCGAATTGCATCCAGTGACCCGATCATGTGGCGAGATGTTTGCTTGAGCAATCGGGACGCGATTCTGAATGCGCTCAATCATTTCGAGCACGATCTGCAGGGTCTCAGTGAGGCGATTGCGGCCGGCGATGGGAGGCGCTTGCTCGAACTGTTCAGTAACGCCAAGCGGTCGCGCGACCGGTTTTGCCACTGATGACAGAGCGATTGCCGATAAGCGCTCCGCCATCAGATTCATATCGGGATTCACCAAAATGAATGCTTTGACTCAACGCTATACCGTCATGCCTGGTGGCGCGCTCAAGGGGCGCCTGCGGGTGCCCGGAGACAAGTCGATTTCTCACCGTGCGATCATGTTCGGCGCGCTGGCCGAAGGTGAAACCGAGGTTGAGGGGTTTCTGGACGGGGCCGATTGCCTGGCAACACTGGCTGCGTTCAGAGCGCTGGGCGTGCAGATCGAGACGCTCGGTGCGGGACATGTTCGCGTGCACGGCGTCGGGCTGCATGGACTGACGCCTGCTTCGGACCCGATCGATCTGGGCAATTCGGGGACGGCAATGCGATTGATGGCCGGTGTGCTGGCAGGTCAGGCATTTGCGAGTACTCTAGTCGGCGATGCGTCGCTTTCGCGTCGGCCGATGCGCAGGGTGACCGCGCCATTGGCGCAAATGGGTGCACGGATCGACGCGACCCCGGAGGGCACGCCACCACTGCGCATACACGGCGCGGAGACGCTGCGGGGTATCGACTACGCGATGCCGATGGCGAGTGCGCAGGTCAAGTCCGCGCTGTTGTTGGCGGGCTTGTATGCACAGGGGAAAACATGCGTCACCGAGCCGGCGCCGACGCGCGACCATACCGAACGCATGCTGGCCGGTTTCGGTTGTCGCGTTGCACGCGACGGTGCGCGTGTCTGCCTGAACGGTGGCGGGCGCCTGAGTGGTGGCAAGGTCGTGGTGCCGGCGGATATTTCCTCAGCCGCGTTTTTTTTGGTCGGGGCCAGCATCGCGCCGGGTTCCGAGTTGCTGCTCGAGCATGTCGGGATCAATCCGACGCGTACCGGTGTGATTGAAATTCTGCGCCGGATGGGGGCGGATATCGACGTGTTTGAGCCGCGCGAAATGAGCGGCGAGCCCGTGGCCGATTTGCGTGTGCGATACGCGCCATTGCAGGGCATTGATATTCCCGAAGACCTGGTGCCCCTGGCAATTGACGAGTTTCCGGCGCTGTTCATTGCGGCGGCATGTGCGCAGGGAACGACGCGCTTGACGGGCGCTGCTGAATTGCGCGTGAAGGAAAGTGATCGGATTCAGGCGATGGCGGATGGGTTGAGTGCGATCGGCGTCGCTGCAGAAGTGCAATCGGATGGAATCGTCATCCAGGGTGCCGATGCATTCGGCGGAGGCGTCATTCACAGTCATGGCGATCACCGCATTGCGATGGCGTTTGCGATGGCCGGATTGCGGGCTGAGAAGCAGATCGAGATCGTCGACTGTGCCAATGTCGACACCTCGTTTCCGGGATTTGTGGACAAAGCTTCTGCTGTGGGTCTCGGGATTGGATCGAGTCTATGAATGATCAGATTCCAGTCATTGCCATCGATGGCCCGAGTGGCTCGGGTAAAGGCACGATCAGCCGGCTGCTCGCCCAGCGTTTGGGCTGGCATTGGTTGGACAGCGGCGCGCTTTATCGACTTGTGGCACTGACGGCTCAACATGCTGCGGTGTCACCTGATGATGCCGCGGCACTTGCGGTGCTCGCCCGGCAGATGCGAATCGCTTTTCCGGTCGTAGAAGGGCAAGGCAAGGTCGTCCTTAATGGCGAGGATGTCACATCGGCGATTCGTGATGAGGCCTGCGGCGCGTTGGCGTCACGCGTGGCTGTATTGCCCGAAGTGCGCGATGCTCTGCTCGATTTGCAACGAAGGTTTAGAGTGCTGCCCGGATTGGTGGCTGACGGGCGCGATATGGGAACGGTCGTTTTCCCCGATGCGGCCTTGAAGGTGTTTCTGACCGCCAGTGTTTCGGCCAGGGCAGATCGGCGATGGAAACAGTTGAGAGAACAGGGGGTTGATGCTAACCTTAACAGTCTTTATCGTGATCTTGAGCAACGCGACGCGCGTGATCGGCAGCGAACCGTATCGCCGTTGGTATGCGCTGCGGACGCGGTAAAAATTGATTCGACCGATCTGGACATTGATGGGGTGTTGGGCCGCATCATGACTTTGGTGCTTGATCGGGGGATAGCAGGATCCTGAGGCTGGCGGTGTCGATTGGCGCCGCCTTTACGTTAACACAACCCGGCGAGCGAGCAACCGCCCGGCGGCTTTTGAGAGCTAAATCAATATTATGAGCGAGAGTTTTGCGCAACTTCTAGAAGAGAGTCTAGCCTACACGGAGATGAAACCCGGGGCTATCCTCAACGCCACCGTACTCGAAATCAAACCCGACGTGGTGCTGGTCAATGCCGGGTTGAAATCCGAAGGTGTTATCCCGACCGAAGAGTTCTACAACGACCGCGGCGAACTCGAAGTCGCCGTCGGCGATGTGGTCGAGGTCGCCCTGGATGCGGTCGAAGACGGGTTTGGCGAAACGCGACTCTCGCGTGAAAAGGCCAAGCGGGCGAAAGCCTGGAAGGTTCTGGAAGAGGCTTTCGAGAACGAAGAGGTCGTTACCGGCAAAATCACCGGCAAGGTCAAGGGAGGCTTCACGGTCGATATCAACGACATTCGTGCGTTCCTGCCCGGTTCGTTGGTCGATGTCCGTCCGGTGCGCGATACGGCTTATCTCGAAGGGAAGGATCTTGAGTTCAAGGTGATCAAATTGGATCGCCGCCGCAATAACGTGGTCGTTTCGCGCCGTGCTGTGGTCGAGTCCGAATACAGCGCCGAACGCGAAGCGCTGCTGGAAAGCCTGAATGAAGGGCAGGTTCTGAAGGGTGTTGTCAAGAATCTGACCGATTACGGTGCATTTCTCGACCTGGGCGGCATCGACGGTTTGCTGCATATCACCGATATGGCCTGGAAGCGCGTCAAGCATCCGTCCGAAGTGGTCAATATTGGCGACGAGATTGACGTCAAGGTGCTCAAGTTTGATCGCGAGCAGAATCGTGTTTCACTGGGTCTCAAACAACTTGGCGAAGATCCGTGGGTCGATATCAGTCGTCGCTATCCGGTGGGCACGCGCCTGTTCGGCAAGGTAACCAACATTACTGATTACGGCTGTTTCGTCGAAGTTGAAGACGGTGTTGAAGGTCTGGTTCATGTGTCCGAAATTGATTGGACCAATAAGAACGTGAATCCGGCCAAGGTGGTTTCCATCGGTGATGAAGTCGAGGTGATGATTCTCGATATCGACGAAGAGCGTCGCCGTATTTCCCTGGGCATGAAACAGTGTCAGCCTAACCCCTGGGAAGATTTCGCACAGAACTTCAACAAGAACGACCGCGTTACAGGCACGATCAAATCGATTACCGATTTCGGTATCTTCGTGGGCCTTGATGGCGGCATCGACGGCTTGGTGCATTTGTCCGATATTTCTTGGCATACGACCGGAGAAGAAGCGGTTCGCAGCTACAAGAAGGGCGATGAGATCGATGCGGTTGTGCTGGCCGTGGATCCGGAGCGGGAGCGTATTTCGCTGGGTATCAAGCAACTGGACAAGGATCCATTCTCCAACTTTGTCGCAGAAAATCCGAAAGGCTCAATCCTTAGCGGAACTGTAACCGAGGTCGATGCCAAGGCCGCTATCATTGATCTGGGTGACGAAATTATCGGTACTCTCCGCGCTTCGGATCTTTCCCGTGATCGCGTTGAAGATGCGCGTACCGTTTTGAGTGTCGGTGACAAGATCGAAGCAAAGTTCACTGGCGTTGATCGGAAGAATCGTACGATCAGCTTGTCCATCAAAGCCAAGGAGTTCGCCGAAGAAGCCGAGGTTTTGCAGGATTACAGCAGTAGCGGTGGCTCCGCCACGACTTCTCTAGGCGATCTGCTGAAAGAGAAAATGGGTGAAAACAACACATAATTTATGTGTCGGACGTAACTAAAATCCCTCCGCCGGAATAATGTGAAATTACCTGGCGGAGGGTGTGATAAGTTGGGAAATTTTATGACAAAGTCCGAATTGATTGATGCTCTTGCCCACCGGCCGGATCATCATCTGCATGCGCGTGACGTTGAACTTTCGGTAAAAACCCTGCTCGAGCAAATGAGTAGTGCGCTGGCTTCAGGCGAGCGAATCGAGGTGCGCGGGTTTGGCAGTTTCGCGTTGCATTACCGGCCACCCAGGGTGGGGCGAAATCCAAAAACTGGTGAATCGGTGTCTTTACCCGGGAAATATGTTCCGCATTTCAAGCCTGGTAAAGAACTTCGAGAACGAGTCAATGCAGGCAGTTAGGAGCCTGTTGGACTTGGGGGATAGTAGCGAGGCGCGTGGGAAATATATCCATCATCTCATCGCCGTAGCCGATTGTTTCCAAGTCCGATAGACCCCAAGATGATTGACTTTGAAACGGGCCACGAGTGGCCCGTTTCTCTATGAATAGGTGCAGGAATAATGCATGCGGATGAAATGATGAGGCGTTAAATGCGAAAAATATTTTCTGTGGTCATTGTTTTGGTTCTGGTTGTATGCGCTTTGATTCTGGCCGTACTCAACCCTAACGATGTGCCATTGAATTTTTATTTCGTCAAACTAACGGTGCCGATTTCTGTCGCAGTGTTTTCGTTTGTGTTCATAGGCGTTATTCTAGGTAGTGCTCTTTCGGCATCCATGTGGATGAAAAAAGTGAATGAACTGCGTCGACTACGGCGCAAGTTGGCAGAACGCGAAAAAGAGCTGGATTCTCTCCGCAAGTTACCCATGAAGAATTCGCCCTGATGAACGAGTTGCTGTGGCTGCTATTACCCGTTGCAGCGGCAACGGGTTGGTGGTCAGGACGGATACGCTCTGGGCGACGGGAACCTTATAAAAAAAACAGCAATTTGCGTGAAGATTATATAAAGGGCATAAATTACCTTTTAAATGAACAGCCTGACAAGGCACTGGATTTATTTATCCGGATGGTCGACGTCGATTCCGAGACTGTCGATACGCACTTGCTACTCGCAAGCCTTTTCAGAAAGCGGGGCGAAGTGGAACGTGCTATCCGTATTCACCAAAATCTGATTGCACGCCCTAATCTGGATGCTCGATACAGAGCCACCGCGCTGCTTGAGCTTGGTAAGGACTATATGCACGCGGGTTTGCTCGATCGGGCCGAAAGTCTGTATAGAGAGTTATTGGACACCGGGCATTTTACAGTTGAGGCAAGCTGCGAATTACAGCGAATATACGAGCAAGAAAAAGACTGGGAAAAGGCCATTAAATATGCAGAAGCTGCGTTAAACGAACCCGCGCATGGTGATGTTGCAGTTATTGCACATTATTGGTGTGAGTTGGCTATTAAAAAACGCAAGGAGGGATATCCACGCATCGCATGGAGTTATGCCCAGCATGCGCTTTCCAGAGATCCGGGTCACGTCAGGGCGTGTATTCTTTTAGGTGACTTCTCTTTTGAGAATAAAAACGTTCGCTCTTCTAACAAATATTATACAAAAGCGATAAGAAACGATGTTCAATACATACCAGTTGTTTTGCCTAAACTTTATGAAGTTTGTCGTTTTTCAGGTGATAGACGGTATTTCATCAAGCTTCTGACAAGGCTTGGCGTGGAAGAAGGTCATGCTGAGGCGTTGATATATTTAGTGCGTATGCTGATCGAGTCTAAAGAGTATTCTGAAGCCAGAATGCTACTTCGCAAAGGGCTTGACCGAAATGTGGCTCCATTGAGGTTGCTGCGTGAGTATCTGTCTCTCGAACAAATAGAAAACAGTGACATCTCTACCGACTTATTCCGGATGGTCGCGCGCACTCTGGATGAATATCTCGAACAATGGCTTGAATTTCAGTGTGTTAACTGTGGCTTCCGTTCCAGACAATTATTCTGGTCATGCCCCAGCTGCCATAATTGGGGAACCATTAAACCTGGATCATCACTTAATCGTGTAGGCAATGCGCATAGGGAGATGGTTTCCGGGTAGAGATGGATACGCTGAGCTGGAATTAGACGACTTTGCCATCAGCGGCGGTTTGCTGTGATCAAATTGCTCGGTTTTCATGAAGGCACCAATTCATGTGAAAAGCCAGATACGCGCTGTGGTTAGCATGAGCGTCGATTGTCATTCCTGTGAATTCGAGAGGAAGAATGCAGCCCATATGTGCGTAGTGTATTTTGTGTAAAGGAGCCATAATTGATCTACCAGACGGCTTGTGCGACGTGTGAATGCAGGACAACAGCGTTGAATGAAATAAGTGTCCAATCCAGGAAACCTTATTGGCACAATACTCCTGCTAGATCCTTGGCTCCACTGAAAATCTGTTCACTCGGGCATGCTGTAACAGTACTACTTATTTGGAAAATCCCTTATTAGTTGTAACTCTACACAATCAAAACTTAGCCTGACGATTACTTTGGTTTCAATGTAGCATGTGAGCAGGTAGCCATATCGCGATCTGCGGGAAGACGACAAGCAGTACGACGGCCACGATCATGACCAGGAAAAATGCGAGTGCATCTCGCGCGATTTTCAGGCTGTCGCGCCCTGAGAGACCCTGTAGCACGAATAGGTTGAATCCTACGGGCGGCGTAATTTGAGCCATTTCAACTACGATAACGACGAAAATACCGAACCACAGTAAATCAATATGCGCGGCCTGGATCATCGGGAGCAGGATCGCTGAAGTCAGTACGATCATCGAAATCCCGTCCAGAAACATCCCCATGAGAATAAACACGACGAGCAGGACGGCGAGTAGGGCATAGGTCGACAGGTGCAGTGACGAAATGGCTGTAGCCATTGCAG
This genomic stretch from Acidihalobacter ferrooxydans harbors:
- a CDS encoding LapA family protein encodes the protein MRKIFSVVIVLVLVVCALILAVLNPNDVPLNFYFVKLTVPISVAVFSFVFIGVILGSALSASMWMKKVNELRRLRRKLAEREKELDSLRKLPMKNSP
- the lapB gene encoding lipopolysaccharide assembly protein LapB; the encoded protein is MNELLWLLLPVAAATGWWSGRIRSGRREPYKKNSNLREDYIKGINYLLNEQPDKALDLFIRMVDVDSETVDTHLLLASLFRKRGEVERAIRIHQNLIARPNLDARYRATALLELGKDYMHAGLLDRAESLYRELLDTGHFTVEASCELQRIYEQEKDWEKAIKYAEAALNEPAHGDVAVIAHYWCELAIKKRKEGYPRIAWSYAQHALSRDPGHVRACILLGDFSFENKNVRSSNKYYTKAIRNDVQYIPVVLPKLYEVCRFSGDRRYFIKLLTRLGVEEGHAEALIYLVRMLIESKEYSEARMLLRKGLDRNVAPLRLLREYLSLEQIENSDISTDLFRMVARTLDEYLEQWLEFQCVNCGFRSRQLFWSCPSCHNWGTIKPGSSLNRVGNAHREMVSG
- the cmk gene encoding (d)CMP kinase; the protein is MNDQIPVIAIDGPSGSGKGTISRLLAQRLGWHWLDSGALYRLVALTAQHAAVSPDDAAALAVLARQMRIAFPVVEGQGKVVLNGEDVTSAIRDEACGALASRVAVLPEVRDALLDLQRRFRVLPGLVADGRDMGTVVFPDAALKVFLTASVSARADRRWKQLREQGVDANLNSLYRDLEQRDARDRQRTVSPLVCAADAVKIDSTDLDIDGVLGRIMTLVLDRGIAGS
- the aroA gene encoding 3-phosphoshikimate 1-carboxyvinyltransferase; protein product: MNALTQRYTVMPGGALKGRLRVPGDKSISHRAIMFGALAEGETEVEGFLDGADCLATLAAFRALGVQIETLGAGHVRVHGVGLHGLTPASDPIDLGNSGTAMRLMAGVLAGQAFASTLVGDASLSRRPMRRVTAPLAQMGARIDATPEGTPPLRIHGAETLRGIDYAMPMASAQVKSALLLAGLYAQGKTCVTEPAPTRDHTERMLAGFGCRVARDGARVCLNGGGRLSGGKVVVPADISSAAFFLVGASIAPGSELLLEHVGINPTRTGVIEILRRMGADIDVFEPREMSGEPVADLRVRYAPLQGIDIPEDLVPLAIDEFPALFIAAACAQGTTRLTGAAELRVKESDRIQAMADGLSAIGVAAEVQSDGIVIQGADAFGGGVIHSHGDHRIAMAFAMAGLRAEKQIEIVDCANVDTSFPGFVDKASAVGLGIGSSL
- the rpsA gene encoding 30S ribosomal protein S1, with the translated sequence MSESFAQLLEESLAYTEMKPGAILNATVLEIKPDVVLVNAGLKSEGVIPTEEFYNDRGELEVAVGDVVEVALDAVEDGFGETRLSREKAKRAKAWKVLEEAFENEEVVTGKITGKVKGGFTVDINDIRAFLPGSLVDVRPVRDTAYLEGKDLEFKVIKLDRRRNNVVVSRRAVVESEYSAEREALLESLNEGQVLKGVVKNLTDYGAFLDLGGIDGLLHITDMAWKRVKHPSEVVNIGDEIDVKVLKFDREQNRVSLGLKQLGEDPWVDISRRYPVGTRLFGKVTNITDYGCFVEVEDGVEGLVHVSEIDWTNKNVNPAKVVSIGDEVEVMILDIDEERRRISLGMKQCQPNPWEDFAQNFNKNDRVTGTIKSITDFGIFVGLDGGIDGLVHLSDISWHTTGEEAVRSYKKGDEIDAVVLAVDPERERISLGIKQLDKDPFSNFVAENPKGSILSGTVTEVDAKAAIIDLGDEIIGTLRASDLSRDRVEDARTVLSVGDKIEAKFTGVDRKNRTISLSIKAKEFAEEAEVLQDYSSSGGSATTSLGDLLKEKMGENNT
- a CDS encoding integration host factor subunit beta, whose product is MTKSELIDALAHRPDHHLHARDVELSVKTLLEQMSSALASGERIEVRGFGSFALHYRPPRVGRNPKTGESVSLPGKYVPHFKPGKELRERVNAGS